The genomic region AAAATTTATATGAAAACGTAGAAGAAAATGATGTGGAAAACAACAGCCTGACAAAAAAGTCTTTAGCATTCGTTTCGATTTATCCAAGTACCCTTATTTAATTTTCGATTTATCCAAGTACCcttatttaattaacattaataaaaaaggaggatcgtatctttaattttttttgggttttcaactttcGGCAttaagaaattaattaattaagtaggTACCAgttttgggtgttacgagggtgctaatccttcctcgtacgtaattgACTCCCGGacctattttcttgaatttcgtaaACCAAAGGCAATTTTttagtaaaacaaaacattttattaaaacaatcaaattacgaggtgaccTGATTACACTTCaataaaaaaagattggtggcggctcttaatttttgattttttcattttcaaaaccaaacTCGACCTGTTtccaaaaaaatagtttcgacaagtataaaattaaaacaatattatcaagaaaaagaaactaaaataaaattacaatgtCCATAAGGGAGGGCTTAGGTTAGGTGTAAATCAACATCAACCAAGTCAACATTCTAATAACTCAACAATAATTTCGGTGTTGAATAAATCCATGCTATTAatgcaaaaaatatatatatatatatatatatatagtcaaaGGCAAAGTCAAAGTCAAAGTCAAACTCTTTCTTAATTCTTTTGATATATCTTAAAATTTCTATAAATaccatttttaaaaaataattgtattaataattGGAATTCTAATTCATtgcttctttttgttttttttagatGTAAGAAGAAAATGTAAAACAAAGAATGAATGGGGTTGAAGTGTTGTAGTGAAGTTAACCTCCTAATTGTAAAGATTGGATTGGATGAACTACAAAATTGAAGACTTGTTATCCCTCAGTTTAAGTTGCAATGTTTGATTGGTCCTACCTCTACAAATGAATAAaaacatccacacactttttggTCATCAATTTTGATATAGTTTATTCATTTGACAGTTCTACCGGCTTTTTTGACTTGTTTTTCAGCCATGGAATGATATTACAGATTCACGAAGCTAGCTGCCCGCTTCTTCGTAGTTACCTGCTTGAAGTGACCTAAGCTTAGGTTTTAGGGTCAATATGCCTTGGACCACAACTCCCATTATTTGGCCCTCGTGTTTTTCATTTAACCCTCATGTTTGCATCACCTAAGCGAAGCACCGTGCCTCAACTTTTTGTGGAAATTCTAACATCAGTTAccctttattttaaaattttaatctgtACCACTAAACATGAATTAAACTTTCCATCAAGTAATAGTTATTTTGCTTTAAAGGAAAATGGTCCAATGTATCATTATTATAATGGGATCTATATATTTGACCATTATACTTAATAGGCAGCAGACTAGTTGTTTGAATTTTCAAAGCAAGATTTgcttttttcctttttatattAAGGAGGATTCACATCTAGATTACTTCTATAACAAGTATTTTCTGTGTCAGTTTCGCCATCAATTTTTTGATTGCTCAATGACTGGTCAGTGTTGAAGTATTTTAATGGTTTAGTTTTAATTAGTTTACtctttctttttgtgtttttataGTCAGGAGGAATTAATGCAGAAATTATAAGATGAAGAGAATAGAGTTAATTTCCTTAGTAATGCCTTGCCTGATTAAATTAAACAAACGTCCTTAGTTATATAAATCTCCTTTCTCTGCCACTCACACTTGAGGTTGAGCATGGCAACCCCAAAACTTGCATTATTTTGGCTCCTCCTGCAATTCCTGGCCCTTGCTTTCTCTTTTTTTCCTCATGCTTGCACTGCTCGAAGCATAAACAAGCCTTGTGGATTTCCTTTGTGTGGAAACCTTAACATCAGTTACCCTTTTCGATTAAAAACCCAGCCTCGTAGGTGTGGTCGTAAGGGATTTGAGCTGGTGTGCGACAATAACCGCGCCATTTTCCCTATGGAACGTGGGAGTTTCTATGTCAAACACATCTCTTATGATAACCAAACTATTCATCTTGTAGATGTGAATCTTGACATAGATAGGTGCTCTCTTCCTCTCAGTTCCCTTCCTTCCGGTGTCTCTATAAGTAGAAAATTCCTTGGAATAACATCTGATACATATCTTCATCCTGAGTCTGAGTTCGAGTTCGATACATATACATATGAAGAGATGTTTGTCATGAATTGCAGTATGAAGATAAACAAATCTTGGTGTGGGGCTAATTACATAAATGCTTCTCGTTGCTCTTCCTTTCCACCAACTAATATTAATTACTTCTATTTTTTGGATGGAGGAACTGCATCTTCTGCTTTTCATCCCTCTTGCACTGTTGAAGCCCTGGTTCCGATCGGGCTTCATAACATCAGTGGCCTCTCTACTTTTGATATATACCAAAAGCTGATGATTGGTGCCCCAATTTCATGGAGTGTCGATCATGGCCCTCTGGATTGGAGCTCAATTGTTAACGTGTGAGCCATTTTTCAGAAATATTTTTTTAGTAATAAAAAATCCGAACAATTGGACATGCTTAGTTCTGAAATATATTATTCTCTACTGTTGTTAATGTGTTTTATTACCGTACATACATGAACGATAGAATTACTTCATTACTAAATTACTATCAGAGTTGAGAATGTAATTTAGTCTAAATTACTCTTATATTACCGCTATTGTGTCCTATTAATTATTTCATGGTCTTATCAAGACATCATTTTCTTTAATGTGCTTTGTTGAAAATTTCAGACTGAAATCATTGTACTGGCTGCTAGTGATTGGGCTTCTTCTATATGTACAAAGCATGTGGTCTCTTATTCTCCCAGCCTCAGCCACAGCCTCAGCCTCAAACCTTATTATTCCACTCGGTGAAGGTATGTGTTATTTAACAGAGTTGGCTAATATAAAATATGACtagatttcttttctttctaatAACTTGTTGATGGAATtgaaattttcaaagaaaaatagacaataaaataccaaaaatcaCACGTTTATAGAGttaaaaaaaaataccaaaaatgcACATGGCAACAAGTGTAGTTTACCAAAATGGATTTGAACAAAAAGTTATTAAAATgttacaaaatttaaaaatgaagGCATGTTAGAATACATATTTCAATAGGCTatcatttataataataataataataataataaagcatcAAAATACAAACTACCATGAAACTCATTGATTTTGAAACATCATTCTTCATAATAGCCTTAAAAACAAAACACCATACCCAAAGCTTCCTTTAAGCAGATAATGAGAATCATACCACCATTTTGACAAAGATTAAAAGAATTGATTTACCTACCAATACAATCTCCTAGACTATAGTCTGTTCACATATTTCATACCCCTTAGAATAGTTACTGATTTGAGTttgaagtttgaaaattttacaaaCTTCAAAGAAAGATAAGAATAAAATAACTCAAATCCTTAAAATACTTTGGCATCTAAAAAAACAAAATTCcactaaaataatatattttattcaatgaataataaattaaaaataactcctaaatgataatttaatttattttcaaaattaaatctcTTAATTATTAGTACAAATCTTTGGTGAGGAAAATCTCAAATACACAACGAAATttgaacaaaaagatgaaaaAATAGGACAAGTCTCCAAGACATGTATCAAGTCACcatctttaaggttatatttaCCCTACCTATATTCGGTATGCAAAAGAGTTTCAAGCAAATTAAactcgaggatacaatgaagccgATGACTATTTGCATTTTGCACTAACGAAAATAGTCCACTAAGCACGGAGCAATATATAATAAGAAACTCAATTTTTACAAAGAATTTCTGCAGTaaactttatagaataatctaataatattagaaaatggaGGAGGATAGAAAGAATTTTAGAATTTGTTGGTGTGTTTTCCAAATGAAATCACATttctatttataggaattttcatgtctcttcatagagacatctttTAATATGTATCTTTTCGAATAACAACATCTTTAAAAAGACATATAATTATTCATCTAATATTATAATTATTCAAGAATATTGTTTGAATAAttataattcttttcaaaaatcaattgaTATAACTTTTGACCAATGACCAAAAGAtttatcttttgattaattaACCTATTCATTTATAGCtattggaacactataaatatttaaaaatgttcCAGCAATCTGCccccattttaatattttagattttgatattcTTGGAAATCAATTTGCATAAATGAATGTGTCTTACGACTAAACCTTCACTTAGTGAAAATATGTTAAAGTTAATCAAAATTGCATGGTAGACTAAACTTTGAACCAGCTATTCCATTTGATTAACCAAACACATCTCacacaatgatttcaacattGGTCAATGCATAGTACCCAGGGACACTATTATGGACATGTGTCTATGTCCACTTTTCATGAGTGCTATCAAAGCCAAGCCCTTGAGCTCCTAGAAGCGGCCATACTTCCACTCACATAGGTAGATCCCATCAAGAAT from Gossypium arboreum isolate Shixiya-1 chromosome 1, ASM2569848v2, whole genome shotgun sequence harbors:
- the LOC128295475 gene encoding uncharacterized protein LOC128295475 isoform X2, yielding MATPKLALFWLLLQFLALAFSFFPHACTARSINKPCGFPLCGNLNISYPFRLKTQPRRCGRKGFELVCDNNRAIFPMERGSFYVKHISYDNQTIHLVDVNLDIDRCSLPLSSLPSGVSISRKFLGITSDTYLHPESEFEFDTYTYEEMFVMNCSMKINKSWCGANYINASRCSSFPPTNINYFYFLDGGTASSAFHPSCTVEALVPIGLHNISGLSTFDIYQKLMIGAPISWSVDHGPLDWSSIVNVLKSLYWLLVIGLLLYVQSMWSLILPASATASASNLIIPLGEDM
- the LOC128295475 gene encoding uncharacterized protein LOC128295475 isoform X1 — protein: MATPKLALFWLLLQFLALAFSFFPHACTARSINKPCGFPLCGNLNISYPFRLKTQPRRCGRKGFELVCDNNRAIFPMERGSFYVKHISYDNQTIHLVDVNLDIDRCSLPLSSLPSGVSISRKFLGITSDTYLHPESEFEFDTYTYEEMFVMNCSMKINKSWCGANYINASRCSSFPPTNINYFYFLDGGTASSAFHPSCTVEALVPIGLHNISGLSTFDIYQKLMIGAPISWSVDHGPLDWSSIVNVLKSLYWLLVIGLLLYVQSMWSLILPASATASASNLIIPLGEGMCYLTELANIKYD